A region from the Kryptolebias marmoratus isolate JLee-2015 linkage group LG9, ASM164957v2, whole genome shotgun sequence genome encodes:
- the arsia gene encoding arylsulfatase I, with translation MATTTLTGFSMMSVLSLGYLTWDLMSPNQVDNEPDQTFHGRFPVPQPPHIIFIMTDDQGFNDIGYHSSDIRTPVLDKLAADGVKLENYYVQPICTPSRSQFITGRYQIHTGLQHSIIRPRQPNCLPFDQVTLPQRLQQLGYSTHMVGKWHLGFYKKGCLPTRRGFDTYFGSLTGSVDYYTYNSCDGPGLCGFDLHEGESVAWDQKGKYSTHLYTKRVRKILATHDPRSEPLFIFLSFQAVHSPLQSPQEYIYPYRGLENVARRKYAAMVSTVDEAVRNITYALRKYGYYQNSVLIFSTDNGGQPLSGGNNWPLRGRKGTYWEGGIRGLGFVHSPLLQKKRRVSKALVHITDWYPTLVGLAGGDESLTEGLDGYNVWKAISEGKESPRLEILHNIDPLYNHARRGSLQKGFGIWNTAVQASIRAGDWKLLTGEPGYGDWIPPQILPGFPNSWWSLERHIKPRKSVWLFNISGDPFERFDMSEQRPDVVKQLLARLVYYNRTAVPVRFPSEDPWAHPQLNGGAWGPWVGDEEEDSWDRVYLKKNKDWKKKLKQSKNWSFFRRLNSRMMSNRI, from the exons ATGGCAACAACGACTCTGACGGGTTTTTCCATGATGAGCGTGCTCAGCCTGGGATACCTGACCTGGGATCTGATGAGCCCCAACCAGGTGGACAATGAGCCTGACCAGACTTTTCATGGCAGGTTTCCCGTCCCGCAGCCTCCTCATATAATCTTCATCATGACAGATGACCAGGGGTTTAATGACATCGGATATCACAGCTCAGACATCAGGACACCGGTGCTGGATAAACTCGCTGCAGATGGAGTGAAGCTGGAGAATTATTACGTTCAGCCCATCTGTACCCCGTCCAGGAGTCAGTTCATCACCGGCAG GTACCAAATTCACACTGGGCTCCAGCACTCCATCATCCGTCCCCGCCAGCCCAACTGCCTGCCCTTTGACCAGGTCACCCTCCCTCAGAGGCTTCAGCAGCTTGGCTACTCCACCCACATGGTGGGCAAGTGGCACCTGGGCTTCTACAAGAAGGGGTGTTTACCCACCCGCCGTGGATTTGACACATACTTCGGCTCCCTGACAGGCAGCGTGGACTACTATACCTACAACTCTTGTGACGGCCCCGGCCTCTGTGGCTTTGACCTTCACGAGGGAGAGTCCGTCGCCTGGGACCAGAAGGGCAAATACTCCACCCATCTGTACACGAAGAGGGTCCGCAAAATTTTGGCAACCCATGACCCTCGTTCTGAGCCactcttcatcttcctctcgTTTCAGGCTGTTCACTCACCTTTACAGTCTCCGCAGGAGTACATCTATCCGTACCGTGGGCTGGAAAACGTTGCACGGAGGAAATATGCCGCCATGGTCTCAACTGTAGATGAAGCTGTTCGAAATATAACATACGCTCTGCGCAAATATGGATACTATCAGAACAGTGTCCTGATATTCTCCACTGATAATGGCGGCCAGCCTCTGTCTGGTGGCAATAATTGGCCTCTTAGAGGGCGTAAAGGCACCTACTGGGAAGGGGGGATCCGGGGTTTGGGGTTTGTCCACAGCCCATTGTTACAAAAGAAGAGGAGGGTGAGCAAAGCGTTAGTGCACATTACTGACTGGTATCCCACACTGGTGGGATTAGCAGGTGGCGATGAGTCTCTAACTGAGGGGCTGGATGGGTATAATGTCTGGAAGGCCATCAGTGAAGGGAAAGAATCGCCCAGATTAGAGATCCTCCACAACATCGACCCTTTGTACAACCATGCACGCAGAGGCTCCCTGCAGAAAGGATTTGGGATCTGGAATACGGCCGTTCAGGCCTCCATACGAGCTGGAGACTGGAAACTCCTGACAGGAGAACCTGGTTACGGAGACTGGATCCCTCCTCAGATCCTTCCAGGTTTCCCCAACAGCTGGTGGAGCCTGGAGCGCCACATTAAACCCCGCAAATCAGTGTGGCTCTTCAACATCTCCGGGGACCCCTTTGAACGCTTTGATATGTCTGAGCAGAGACCGGATGTTGTGAAACAGCTCTTAGCCAGACTGGTGTACTACAATCGCACTGCGGTGCCAGTAAGGTTCCCGTCAGAGGACCCGTGGGCTCACCCTCAGCTGAACGGAGGGGCCTGGGGCCCCTGGGTgggagatgaggaggaagacAGCTGGGATAGGGTTTATCTGAAAAAGAACAAGGACTggaagaagaaactgaaacagtCCAAAAACTGGTCATTTTTTAGACGCCTCAACTCAAGGATGATGTCcaacagaatataa